One genomic region from Stackebrandtia nassauensis DSM 44728 encodes:
- the efp gene encoding elongation factor P — MATTNDLKNGMVLSLDGVLWTVVKFQHVKPGKGGAFVRTTLKNVLSGKVVDKTFNAGTKVETATVDKRTMQYLYAADDDFVFMDLDTYDQINVPSSTVGDAKNYLLPEAEVTLGIHEGTPLYIELPASVELEVTHTEPGLQGDRSSGGTKPATVETGANVAVPLFISTGEKIKVDTRDGKYLSRA; from the coding sequence ATGGCAACCACGAACGACCTGAAAAACGGCATGGTCCTCAGCCTCGACGGTGTACTGTGGACCGTCGTTAAGTTTCAGCACGTCAAGCCCGGTAAGGGTGGCGCGTTCGTGCGCACGACGCTGAAGAACGTCCTGTCGGGCAAGGTCGTGGACAAGACCTTCAACGCCGGAACCAAGGTGGAGACCGCCACGGTCGACAAGCGGACGATGCAGTACCTGTACGCCGCCGACGACGACTTCGTGTTCATGGACCTGGACACCTACGACCAGATCAACGTCCCCTCCTCCACCGTCGGCGACGCCAAGAACTACCTGCTGCCGGAGGCCGAGGTGACCCTGGGCATCCACGAGGGCACCCCGCTGTACATCGAGCTGCCCGCCTCGGTCGAGCTCGAGGTCACCCACACCGAGCCCGGCCTGCAGGGCGACCGCTCCTCCGGCGGCACCAAGCCCGCGACCGTGGAGACCGGCGCCAACGTCGCGGTGCCGCTGTTCATCTCCACGGGCGAGAAGATCAAGGTCGACACCCGTGACGGCAAGTACCTGAGCCGCGCGTAG
- the nusB gene encoding transcription antitermination factor NusB, which produces MSDNALAGFPARRKARKRAVDVLYEAEQRDEPIRRVLEDRRKLAVTDPQMPGIPEYTFELVDGVAEYLDEVDDVIARCLHSGWYLDRIAAVDRNILRVAAFELRYREDVDAAVAISEAVKIAEVLCGEDSPAFVNGVLQSVSELEKK; this is translated from the coding sequence GTGTCGGACAACGCTTTGGCGGGTTTCCCCGCCCGCCGCAAAGCCCGCAAGCGTGCCGTCGACGTCCTTTACGAGGCCGAGCAGCGTGACGAGCCGATCCGCCGGGTGCTGGAGGACCGTCGCAAGCTGGCGGTGACCGACCCGCAGATGCCCGGCATCCCGGAGTACACCTTCGAGTTGGTCGACGGTGTCGCGGAGTACCTGGACGAGGTCGACGACGTCATCGCGCGGTGCCTGCACTCGGGCTGGTACCTGGACCGCATCGCCGCCGTCGACCGCAACATCCTGCGGGTGGCCGCCTTCGAGCTGCGCTACCGCGAGGACGTGGACGCGGCGGTGGCCATCAGTGAGGCCGTCAAGATCGCCGAGGTGCTGTGCGGCGAGGACTCGCCCGCGTTCGTCAACGGCGTGCTGCAGAGTGTCTCGGAGCTGGAGAAGAAGTAG
- a CDS encoding VOC family protein — MPHVNGFHHVSLSVSDVDASLEWYQRVLGFEVLARRGSDGLDKAILADADRTVAVVLVGHGPAAVPGDFDERRTGMDHLGFAVTDRAQLEAWAARLDELGVARSQIKAGSTGELIAFRDPDNIALEFYTR, encoded by the coding sequence ATGCCCCACGTCAACGGATTCCACCACGTCAGCCTCAGCGTCTCCGACGTGGACGCCAGCCTGGAGTGGTACCAGCGGGTACTCGGCTTCGAGGTCCTGGCCCGACGCGGCTCCGACGGCCTGGACAAGGCCATCCTGGCCGACGCCGACCGCACCGTCGCGGTGGTGCTGGTGGGTCACGGACCGGCCGCGGTGCCCGGCGACTTCGACGAACGCCGCACTGGCATGGACCACCTCGGCTTCGCGGTGACCGACCGCGCGCAGCTGGAGGCGTGGGCGGCGCGGCTCGACGAGCTGGGCGTGGCCCGCAGCCAGATCAAGGCCGGTTCGACGGGGGAGCTGATCGCGTTTCGCGACCCGGACAACATCGCGCTGGAGTTCTACACCCGCTAA
- a CDS encoding transcriptional regulator, with protein MASTPEYAKFLGNRLRDIRIQQGLSLQGVEDKSGGKWKAVVIGSYERGDRAITVARLSELATFYRVPVAELLPDGAPLPIEPGSKLTLDLAALYDHSSPDLAHVARYARGIQQRRGDYNGRILSIRADDLTALAIIYDTTPSDLIEKLSDLGVLIADPAKFFAEQDAE; from the coding sequence ATGGCTTCAACACCCGAGTACGCGAAATTCCTCGGCAACCGCCTACGCGACATCCGCATCCAGCAGGGGCTGTCCCTGCAGGGCGTGGAGGACAAGTCCGGCGGGAAATGGAAGGCCGTCGTCATCGGCTCCTACGAGCGCGGCGATCGTGCGATCACCGTCGCGCGGCTGTCGGAACTGGCGACGTTCTACCGTGTTCCCGTCGCCGAGCTGCTTCCCGACGGTGCACCACTGCCCATCGAGCCCGGCAGCAAGCTGACGCTCGACCTGGCAGCCCTGTACGACCACAGTTCTCCCGACCTGGCCCACGTGGCACGCTACGCGCGTGGCATTCAGCAGCGTCGCGGCGACTACAATGGACGCATCCTGTCCATTCGCGCCGACGACCTGACCGCGCTGGCCATCATCTACGACACCACTCCCTCGGACCTGATCGAGAAGCTCAGCGACCTGGGCGTGCTGATCGCCGACCCGGCCAAGTTCTTCGCCGAGCAGGACGCGGAGTAA
- the pyrR gene encoding bifunctional pyr operon transcriptional regulator/uracil phosphoribosyltransferase PyrR, which produces MAQRARDPGKRPLLSSADIARIIDRIAHQILEKTGGDDNTVLLGIPTRGVPLARRLAERIKTFEGLDVPHGSLDVTLYRDDLRMRGARALGPTDIPASGVDDKRVILVDDVLYSGRTVRAALNGLYDLGRPAWVQLAVLVDRGHRRLPIRADYVGKNLPTAIADSVSVLVSEMDGEDAVYVDREEQ; this is translated from the coding sequence GTGGCTCAGCGTGCCCGCGATCCCGGTAAACGACCCCTTTTGTCCAGTGCGGACATCGCACGCATCATCGATCGCATCGCCCACCAGATCCTCGAGAAGACCGGTGGCGACGACAACACGGTCCTGTTGGGAATCCCCACGCGCGGCGTTCCGCTGGCGCGCCGACTGGCCGAACGCATCAAGACCTTCGAGGGCCTCGACGTCCCGCACGGCAGCCTCGACGTCACCCTCTACCGCGACGACCTGCGGATGCGCGGTGCCCGGGCGCTCGGCCCCACCGACATCCCCGCCTCGGGCGTCGACGACAAACGCGTCATCCTCGTCGACGACGTCCTGTACTCCGGCCGCACCGTGCGTGCCGCCCTCAACGGCCTGTACGACCTGGGCCGTCCCGCCTGGGTGCAGCTGGCCGTCCTGGTCGACAGGGGACACCGGCGGCTGCCGATCCGCGCCGACTACGTCGGCAAGAACCTGCCCACCGCGATCGCCGACTCGGTGTCGGTGCTGGTATCCGAAATGGACGGCGAGGACGCCGTGTACGTCGACAGGGAGGAACAGTGA
- a CDS encoding aspartate carbamoyltransferase catalytic subunit — MEHLLSAADLDLESATLILDTAKEMDAAMSGREVRKLPTLRGRTVVNLFFEDSTRTRVSFEAAAKRLSADVVTFSAKGSSVSKGESLKDTALTLQAMGADAVVVRHSAAGAANRLTGWLDGSVVNAGDGTHEHPTQALLDAYTIRQRLGRLEGLRVAVVGDILHSRVARSNVALLNTFGAKVTLVAPPTLVPVGVGSWPVEVAYDFDAVLPHTDVVMMLRVQAERMNASFFPSAREYSRRYGLDGARLARLPDEAIVMHPGPMNRGMEIAASVADSPRSVIVDQVANGVLVRMAVLYLLLSGHKGGAA; from the coding sequence ATCGAGCATCTGTTGTCCGCCGCCGATCTCGATCTGGAGTCGGCGACACTCATCCTGGACACCGCGAAGGAGATGGACGCGGCCATGAGCGGCCGCGAGGTCCGCAAACTGCCCACCCTGCGCGGCCGCACCGTGGTCAACCTGTTCTTCGAGGACTCCACCCGCACCCGGGTCTCCTTCGAGGCCGCCGCCAAACGGCTGTCGGCCGACGTGGTGACGTTCTCGGCCAAGGGATCCAGCGTCTCCAAGGGCGAGAGCCTCAAGGACACCGCGCTGACCCTGCAGGCCATGGGCGCCGACGCCGTCGTGGTGCGGCACAGCGCCGCCGGGGCCGCCAACCGGCTGACCGGGTGGCTTGACGGCAGCGTCGTCAACGCCGGCGACGGCACCCACGAACACCCCACCCAGGCCCTGCTGGACGCCTACACGATCCGGCAGCGGCTGGGCCGCCTGGAAGGACTGCGGGTCGCCGTGGTCGGCGACATCCTGCACAGCCGGGTCGCCCGCTCCAACGTCGCGCTGCTCAACACCTTCGGCGCCAAGGTCACCCTGGTCGCGCCGCCCACCCTGGTGCCGGTCGGCGTCGGTTCGTGGCCGGTGGAGGTCGCCTACGACTTCGACGCGGTGCTGCCGCACACCGACGTGGTCATGATGCTGCGGGTGCAGGCCGAACGCATGAACGCGTCCTTCTTCCCCTCGGCGCGCGAATACTCGCGCCGCTACGGCCTGGACGGCGCGCGACTGGCGCGGCTGCCCGACGAGGCCATCGTGATGCACCCCGGCCCCATGAACCGGGGCATGGAGATAGCCGCCTCGGTGGCCGACTCACCCCGGTCGGTCATCGTCGACCAGGTCGCCAACGGCGTTCTGGTCCGGATGGCGGTGCTTTACCTACTACTGTCAGGACACAAGGGAGGAGCGGCATGA
- a CDS encoding dihydroorotase has translation MNRWLITGATLPDGTRADILIDDGRVSQVGAVGSATEATIVDADGLVALPGLVDLHTHLREPGREDAETVASGSRAAARGGYTAVCAMANTDPVADTAGVVEQVHSLGRTAGYVEVQPIGAVTVGLAGQRLAELGAMATSAAKVRIFSDDGHCVSDPRLMRRALEYVKAFDGVIAQHAQDPQLTIDAQMHEGEVSARLGLAGWPAVAEEAVIARDALLAGHVGSRLHVCHVSTAGSVEILRWAKSKGWRVTAEVCPHHLLLTDELAATYDPVYKVNPPLRTEADVLALRAGLADGTIDVVATDHAPHTVEDKECEWAAAKPGMLGLETALPIVIKTMHETGSLDWNAVAERCSRTPARIAGLADHGNDPAPGVPANLTLVDPAARWTVEPGELTGPSRNTPYKGLELPGRVIATFFNGRPTVLDGKLQEATP, from the coding sequence ATGAACCGGTGGCTGATCACGGGAGCGACGCTGCCGGACGGCACTCGCGCGGACATACTCATCGACGACGGGCGCGTCAGCCAGGTCGGGGCCGTCGGCTCCGCGACTGAGGCGACCATCGTGGACGCCGACGGGCTGGTGGCGCTGCCGGGCCTGGTCGACCTGCACACCCACCTGCGCGAACCCGGCCGCGAGGACGCCGAGACCGTCGCCTCCGGTTCCCGGGCCGCCGCCCGCGGCGGCTACACCGCGGTGTGCGCGATGGCCAACACCGACCCGGTGGCCGACACCGCCGGAGTCGTCGAACAGGTCCACAGCCTCGGCCGCACCGCCGGTTACGTCGAGGTGCAGCCCATCGGCGCCGTCACCGTCGGCCTTGCCGGACAGCGGCTGGCCGAACTGGGCGCCATGGCCACCTCGGCGGCCAAGGTGCGCATCTTCTCCGACGACGGCCACTGCGTGTCCGACCCCCGGCTGATGCGCCGGGCCCTGGAATACGTCAAGGCCTTCGACGGCGTCATCGCCCAGCACGCCCAGGACCCGCAGCTGACCATCGACGCCCAGATGCACGAGGGCGAGGTCTCGGCGCGACTGGGCCTGGCCGGATGGCCCGCGGTCGCCGAGGAGGCCGTCATCGCCCGCGACGCCCTGCTGGCCGGACACGTCGGCTCCCGGCTGCACGTGTGCCACGTGTCCACGGCCGGAAGCGTGGAGATCCTGCGCTGGGCCAAGTCCAAGGGCTGGCGGGTCACCGCCGAGGTCTGCCCGCACCACCTGCTGCTCACCGACGAACTGGCCGCCACCTACGACCCGGTGTACAAGGTCAACCCGCCGCTGCGCACCGAGGCCGACGTGCTGGCGCTGCGCGCGGGCCTGGCCGACGGGACCATCGACGTGGTCGCCACCGACCACGCGCCCCACACCGTGGAGGACAAGGAATGCGAGTGGGCCGCGGCCAAACCGGGCATGCTGGGACTTGAGACCGCACTGCCCATCGTCATCAAGACCATGCACGAGACCGGAAGCCTCGACTGGAACGCCGTCGCCGAACGGTGCAGCCGCACCCCGGCGCGCATCGCGGGCCTGGCCGACCACGGCAACGACCCGGCGCCGGGCGTGCCCGCCAACCTCACCCTCGTCGACCCGGCCGCGCGCTGGACCGTCGAACCCGGCGAGCTGACCGGCCCCAGCCGCAACACCCCCTACAAGGGACTCGAACTGCCCGGCCGCGTCATCGCGACCTTCTTCAACGGACGGCCCACCGTCCTCGACGGCAAACTCCAGGAGGCGACACCATGA
- the carA gene encoding glutamine-hydrolyzing carbamoyl-phosphate synthase small subunit produces the protein MSRRAPAILVLEDGRVFHGEAFGAVGETFGEAVFATGMTGYQETLTDPSYHRQVVTMTAPHIGNTGVNETDEESPRVWVAGFVIRSAARVASNWRSQRGLEDELATQGVVGICEVDTRALTRHLRERGAMRCGISSRDTDVAALLAKVKAAPRMDGANLVDEVTCAQPYVVPANGDKKFTVAALDFGIKRNTPRRMAERGIETHVLPASSTVDDILAVKPDAVFLSNGPGDPATASGPVALVRELLSRKVPIFGICFGNQILGRALGLPTFKLKYGHRGINQPVADLETGKVEVTAHNHGFAVGLPGREHEHSAVGLPGREHEHSAVGLPGREHEHSAVGKPEGVEDRVFATDFGPAEVTHICLNDNVVEGLRLLETPAFSVQYHPEAAAGPHDADYLFDRLVRLIGEPASA, from the coding sequence ATGAGCCGACGGGCACCCGCGATCCTCGTCCTCGAAGACGGCCGCGTCTTCCACGGCGAAGCCTTCGGCGCGGTGGGGGAGACCTTCGGCGAAGCCGTCTTCGCCACCGGCATGACCGGCTACCAGGAAACCCTCACCGATCCGTCCTACCACCGGCAGGTGGTCACCATGACCGCCCCGCACATCGGCAACACCGGCGTCAACGAGACCGACGAGGAATCGCCACGCGTGTGGGTGGCCGGATTCGTCATCCGCTCGGCGGCCCGCGTCGCCTCCAACTGGCGCTCGCAACGCGGCCTGGAGGACGAACTGGCCACCCAGGGCGTGGTGGGCATCTGCGAGGTCGACACCCGCGCCCTGACCCGGCACCTGCGGGAACGCGGCGCCATGCGCTGCGGCATCTCCTCGCGCGACACCGACGTCGCGGCGCTGCTGGCCAAGGTGAAGGCCGCGCCGCGCATGGACGGTGCCAACCTCGTCGACGAGGTCACCTGCGCCCAGCCCTACGTGGTGCCCGCCAACGGCGACAAGAAGTTCACCGTCGCGGCGCTGGACTTCGGCATCAAACGCAACACGCCGCGCCGGATGGCCGAACGCGGCATCGAGACCCACGTCCTGCCCGCGTCGTCCACGGTGGACGACATCCTGGCGGTGAAACCCGACGCGGTGTTCCTGTCCAACGGCCCCGGCGACCCGGCCACCGCGTCCGGGCCCGTCGCCCTGGTGCGGGAACTGCTGTCGCGCAAGGTGCCGATCTTCGGCATCTGCTTCGGCAACCAGATCCTCGGCCGGGCGCTGGGCCTGCCGACCTTCAAACTCAAGTACGGGCACCGCGGCATCAACCAGCCGGTGGCCGACCTGGAAACCGGCAAGGTCGAGGTCACGGCCCACAACCACGGCTTCGCGGTCGGCTTGCCGGGCCGCGAACATGAGCACAGCGCGGTCGGCTTGCCGGGCCGCGAACATGAGCACAGCGCGGTCGGCTTGCCGGGCCGCGAACATGAGCACAGCGCGGTCGGCAAGCCCGAAGGCGTGGAGGACCGCGTCTTCGCCACCGACTTCGGCCCCGCCGAGGTCACGCACATCTGCCTCAACGACAACGTCGTCGAAGGGCTGCGCCTGTTGGAGACCCCCGCGTTCTCGGTCCAGTACCACCCCGAGGCCGCCGCGGGCCCCCATGACGCTGACTACCTGTTCGACCGGCTCGTGCGACTGATTGGGGAACCCGCCAGTGCCTAA
- the carB gene encoding carbamoyl-phosphate synthase large subunit: MPKRDDIHHVLVIGSGPIVIGQACEFDYSGTQACRVLKEEGLRVSLVNSNPATIMTDPEFADATYVEPITPQFVEQVIAAERPDAVLATLGGQTALNTAIALHENGVLERYGVELIGADVGAIQRGEDRQLFKEVVARAGGEVPASAVCHTMDEVHKTVAEVGLPVVVRPSFTMGGLGSGMAYTLDDVNRMASAGLAESPTSEVLIEESVLGWKEYELELMRDRNDNVVVVCSIENIDPMGVHTGDSVTVAPSMTLTDVEFQRLRDLGIAVLREVGVDTGGCNIQFAVNPANGRIVVIEMNPRVSRSSALASKATGFPIAKIAARLAIGYTLDEIPNDITRATPAAFEPALDYVVVKIPRFAFEKFPGADATLTTTMKSVGEAMAIGRTFSEALNKAMRSTETKMAGLWTRPDPENVGLEATLESLRFGHDGRLYAAERALRQGSSVAKVCEVSGIDPWFVDQLAGLTELRAELVEAPALDASLLRRAKRAGLSDQQLAALRPEFAGENGIRRLRHRLGLRPVYKTVDTCAGEFAAETPYHYSSYEDETEVRPSDRPKVMILGSGPNRIGQGIEFDYSCVHAATALREAGFETVMVNCNPETVSTDYDTADRLYFEPLTLEDVLEIHHAEHSSGLAAGGPGVVGVVVQLGGQTPLGLAADLTAAGLPVVGTPADSIHLAEDRGAFGKILAKAGLPAPKHGTASTYAEAKTIAADIGYPVLVRPSYVLGGRGMEIVYDDAKLQSYITRATDISPAHPVLVDRFLDDAIEIDVDALCDGTEVYLGGVMEHIEEAGVHSGDSSCALPPITLGSGTLAAIRSHTEALADGIGVRGLLNVQYALKDDVLYVLEANPRASRTVPFVSKATGIPLAKAATRIMMGASIAALRAEGLLPAEGDGGNTPPEAPIAVKEAVLPFKRFRTTEGHGIDALLGPEMKSTGEVMGIDTGFGHAFAKAQAATYGKVPTSGKVFVSVADRDKRAVVFPVKRLVDLGFTVYATRGTGDVLRRHGIEFTPVRRHTDPDPDLSLRDTVELIGSGELALVINTPAGSTGVRTDGYEIRSAAVVVDTPCITTIQGAAAAVMGIEAIMRGDLTVRPLQELHAALNKE; the protein is encoded by the coding sequence GTGCCTAAACGCGACGACATCCACCACGTCCTGGTCATCGGCTCCGGGCCGATCGTCATCGGCCAGGCCTGCGAATTCGACTACTCCGGCACCCAGGCGTGCCGGGTGCTCAAGGAGGAGGGGCTGCGCGTCAGCCTCGTCAACTCCAACCCGGCCACCATCATGACCGATCCCGAGTTCGCCGACGCCACCTATGTGGAACCCATTACGCCGCAGTTCGTCGAGCAGGTCATCGCCGCCGAACGCCCCGACGCGGTGCTGGCCACCCTGGGCGGCCAGACCGCGCTCAACACCGCGATCGCGTTGCACGAGAACGGCGTCCTGGAACGTTACGGTGTCGAACTCATCGGCGCCGACGTCGGCGCGATCCAGCGCGGCGAGGACCGGCAGCTGTTCAAGGAGGTCGTGGCCCGCGCCGGGGGAGAGGTCCCCGCCTCGGCGGTGTGCCACACCATGGACGAGGTCCACAAGACCGTCGCCGAGGTCGGCCTGCCGGTGGTGGTGCGGCCCAGCTTCACCATGGGCGGCCTGGGTTCGGGCATGGCCTACACCCTCGACGACGTCAACCGGATGGCCTCGGCGGGACTGGCCGAGAGTCCCACCTCCGAGGTCCTCATCGAGGAAAGCGTCCTGGGGTGGAAGGAATACGAACTGGAGCTGATGCGCGACCGCAACGACAACGTGGTCGTGGTGTGCTCCATCGAGAACATCGACCCGATGGGCGTGCACACCGGCGACTCGGTGACCGTGGCGCCGTCGATGACGTTGACCGACGTGGAGTTCCAGCGGTTGCGTGACCTGGGCATCGCGGTGCTGCGCGAGGTCGGCGTCGACACCGGCGGCTGCAACATCCAGTTCGCCGTCAACCCCGCCAACGGGCGCATCGTCGTCATCGAGATGAACCCGCGGGTGTCGCGGTCGTCGGCGCTGGCCTCCAAGGCCACCGGTTTTCCGATCGCGAAGATCGCCGCCCGGCTGGCCATCGGCTACACACTCGACGAGATCCCCAACGACATCACCCGGGCCACGCCCGCCGCCTTCGAACCGGCACTGGACTACGTGGTCGTCAAGATCCCGAGGTTCGCGTTCGAGAAGTTCCCCGGCGCCGACGCCACGTTGACCACCACCATGAAGTCGGTGGGGGAGGCGATGGCCATCGGCCGCACCTTCTCCGAGGCCCTCAACAAGGCGATGCGCTCCACCGAGACCAAGATGGCGGGCCTGTGGACCCGTCCCGACCCGGAGAACGTCGGTCTGGAGGCCACGCTGGAGTCGCTGCGGTTCGGCCACGACGGCCGCCTGTACGCGGCCGAGCGGGCGTTGCGGCAGGGTTCGAGCGTCGCCAAGGTCTGCGAGGTCTCCGGCATCGACCCGTGGTTCGTCGACCAGCTGGCCGGTCTGACCGAGCTGCGCGCCGAACTGGTCGAGGCCCCGGCCCTGGACGCGTCGCTGCTGCGGCGCGCCAAACGCGCCGGGCTGTCGGACCAGCAGCTGGCCGCGCTGCGGCCGGAGTTCGCCGGTGAGAACGGCATCCGACGCCTGCGGCACCGGCTGGGTCTGCGTCCGGTGTACAAGACCGTCGACACCTGCGCGGGCGAGTTCGCCGCCGAGACCCCCTACCATTACTCGTCCTATGAGGACGAGACGGAGGTGCGGCCCAGCGACCGTCCCAAGGTGATGATCCTGGGCTCGGGCCCCAACCGCATCGGGCAGGGCATCGAGTTCGACTACTCGTGCGTGCACGCGGCCACCGCGCTGCGCGAGGCCGGTTTCGAGACCGTCATGGTCAACTGCAACCCCGAGACCGTCTCCACCGACTACGACACCGCCGACCGGCTGTACTTCGAGCCGTTGACGCTGGAGGACGTCCTGGAGATCCACCACGCCGAGCACTCCTCCGGCCTGGCCGCCGGTGGTCCCGGCGTCGTGGGTGTCGTGGTGCAGTTGGGCGGTCAGACGCCGCTGGGCCTGGCCGCCGACCTGACCGCGGCGGGCCTGCCGGTGGTGGGCACCCCGGCCGACTCGATCCACCTGGCCGAGGACCGGGGTGCGTTCGGCAAGATCCTGGCCAAGGCCGGGCTGCCCGCGCCCAAGCACGGCACCGCCTCCACCTACGCCGAGGCCAAGACCATCGCCGCCGACATCGGCTATCCCGTCCTGGTGCGGCCGTCCTATGTGCTTGGCGGCCGGGGCATGGAGATCGTGTACGACGACGCGAAACTGCAGTCGTACATCACCCGCGCCACCGACATCAGCCCCGCCCACCCGGTGCTGGTCGACCGGTTCCTCGACGACGCCATCGAGATCGACGTCGACGCCCTGTGCGACGGCACCGAGGTCTACCTGGGCGGCGTCATGGAACACATCGAGGAAGCCGGAGTCCACTCCGGAGACTCCTCGTGCGCGCTGCCGCCGATCACGCTCGGCTCCGGCACCCTGGCCGCGATCCGCTCCCACACCGAGGCACTGGCCGACGGCATCGGGGTGCGCGGCCTGCTCAACGTCCAGTACGCCCTCAAGGACGACGTCCTGTACGTGCTGGAGGCCAACCCGCGCGCCAGCCGCACGGTGCCGTTCGTGTCCAAGGCGACCGGGATACCGCTGGCCAAGGCCGCCACCCGCATCATGATGGGCGCGTCCATCGCCGCGCTGCGCGCCGAGGGCCTGTTGCCGGCGGAAGGCGACGGCGGCAACACGCCACCCGAGGCACCGATTGCCGTGAAGGAGGCGGTGCTGCCGTTCAAACGGTTCCGCACCACCGAGGGCCACGGCATCGACGCCCTGCTGGGCCCGGAGATGAAGTCCACCGGCGAGGTCATGGGCATCGACACCGGTTTCGGCCACGCCTTCGCCAAGGCCCAGGCCGCCACCTACGGCAAGGTGCCCACCTCCGGCAAGGTGTTCGTGTCGGTGGCCGACCGCGACAAACGCGCCGTGGTGTTCCCGGTGAAACGCCTGGTCGACCTGGGTTTCACCGTCTACGCCACCCGCGGCACCGGTGACGTGCTGCGCCGCCACGGCATCGAGTTCACTCCGGTGCGGCGCCACACCGACCCCGATCCGGACCTGTCGCTTCGCGACACCGTCGAACTGATCGGCTCCGGGGAACTGGCGCTGGTCATCAACACCCCGGCCGGGTCCACCGGGGTGCGCACCGACGGCTACGAGATCCGCAGTGCCGCCGTCGTGGTCGACACGCCCTGCATCACGACGATTCAGGGGGCGGCAGCGGCGGTCATGGGGATAGAGGCCATCATGCGTGGGGATCTAACCGTGCGGCCCCTGCAGGAGCTGCACGCGGCGCTCAACAAGGAATAG